One stretch of Camelus bactrianus isolate YW-2024 breed Bactrian camel chromosome 19, ASM4877302v1, whole genome shotgun sequence DNA includes these proteins:
- the TTPAL gene encoding alpha-tocopherol transfer protein-like yields MSEESDSLRTSPSAASLSENDLPPPAEPAGYVCSLTEELVTKAREELQEKPEWRLRDVQALRDMVRKEYPNLSTSLEDAFLLRFLRARKFDYDRALQLLINYHSCRRSWPEVFSNLRPSALKEVLASGFLTVLPHTDPRGCHILCIRPDRWIPNNYPITENIRAIYLTLEKLIQSEETQVNGIVILADYKGVSLSKASHFGPFIAKKVIGILQDGFPIRIKAVHVVNEPRIFKGIFAIIKPFLKEKIANRFFLHGSDLNSLHTNLPRNILPKEYGGTAGELDITAWNAVLLASEEDFVREFCQPVPACDSILGQALLPEGLTSDAPCDDSMRAVKSQLYSCY; encoded by the exons ATGTCAGAAGAAAGTGACTCTCTGCGAACCAGCCCGTCCGCGGCCTCACTCTCCGAGAATGACCTGCCGCCGCCCGCCGAGCCTGCTGGCTACGTGTGCTCGCTGACTGAGGAACTGGTCACCAAAGCcagggaggagctgcaggagaagCCGGAATGGAGACTTCGCGATGTCCAGGCCCTCCGTGACATGGTGAGGAAGGAGTACCCGAACCTGAGCACCTCTCTCGAGGACGCCTTCCTGCTGCGCTTCCTCCGAGCCCGCAAGTTCGACTACGACCGGGCCCTGCAGCTCCTCATCAACTACCACAGCTGCCGGAGAAGCTGGCCCGAGGTCTTCAGTAACCTGCGGCCCTCGGCCTTGAAAGAGGTCCTTGCTTCTGGATTCCTCACCGTGCTGCCCCACACGGACCCCCGGGGCTGCCACATCCTCTGCATCCGCCCAG ACAGATGGATCCCAAACAACTATCCGATTACGGAAAACATCCGAGCCATATACCTGACGTTAGAAAAACTCATTCAGTCTGAAGAAACCCAGGTGAATGGGATTGTAATTCTTGCAGACTACAAAGGAGTGAGCTTATCAAAGGCATCTCATTTTGGCCCTTTTATAGCCAAAAAGGTGATTGGCATCCTTCAG gATGGGTTCCCCATTCGGATAAAAGCAGTGCATGTGGTGAATGAACCTCGAATATTTAAAGGCATCTTTGCCATCATAAAACCATTTCTGAAGGAGAAAATAGCAAACAGA TTTTTCCTACATGGGTCTGACCTGAACTCTCTGCACACAAACCTTCCAAGAAACATTCTCCCCAAGGAGTACGGGGGCACAGCTGGAGAGCTGGACATCACTGCTTGGAACGCGGTCCTGCTGGCCTCGGAAGAGGACTTTGTGAGAGAGTTCTGCCAGCCTGTCCCTGCCTGCGACAGCATCCTAGGCCAGGCCCTGCTGCCCGAGGGGCTGACCTCAGATGCGCCGTGTGATGACTCCATGCGGGCTGTGAAATCACAGCTGTACTCCTGCTATTAG